In the Panulirus ornatus isolate Po-2019 chromosome 57, ASM3632096v1, whole genome shotgun sequence genome, one interval contains:
- the LOC139766255 gene encoding uncharacterized protein, producing MLRALSVPFKQPFSVWIFQCELQKYMKIFDQPKTSFRMHNHSCIRKYAIKPRVTSFSENDTMSFKVLEHLKTNSECTDASTLSINRHNSFNSTYATQQMLLVISHSPEVRTNDILKLFSLYEFSKHSIMQDLVSKKSLMMTVKRRVQENISSMTQGELKTFAMIVQKLQFQKIKYLMDIATDICQECKQRALKADLQEAVELFDILYTMYGNNIYKKKEYDIFMALFEKHIASAQPHHLVQILHYLGIGKKKKISKDFVDSLVRELDIHLQDLSFEDAGIAIAGVFKSNVKLDASSSFIQKTVHHLRSKVEKCLPLNDLESYCLVAMIKIIRAARVTDQRLLSSMNAFIMKTDTDALSPQFIAHTLALYANSCIYHPDIFSKFENGMIQHLKAPLQTVRIRDLARVLWCFSHVSHNCSSDFFKIVDESLMEFVHCGETNVYPHFLSDSLFSMAILEHYPQELLKEAFKPNGFQQLQGYQKSKQMSRLLMLNECLKVEVPELTVEVPNISRRNVPTRTLTDEIHHRPALATLMEGAMYINQEVHLPVLKLKFIIPYINYASLVFDSSELSGHDCIKQSDSMCKQNYILRQLQALKEKFNGQLVALELMDSHSTLSGTSQPIGIMKMKMRLMNKCDWDIRRIHVKDLESCHNDIQGVAALILEKLTKVSS from the exons ATGTTGAGAGCACTGTCAGTACCTTTTAAACAACCTTTCAGTGTTTGGATATTCCAATGTGAATTACAAAAGTACATGAAAATTTTTGATCAGCCAAAAACCTCATTTAGAATGCACAATCATTCTTGTATACGCAAGTATGCAATTAAGCCAAGAGTGACTTCTTTTTCGGAGAATGATACAATGAGCTTTAAGGTTCTTGAACATTTGAAAACCAATAGTGAATGTACTGATGCCTCCACTCTTAGTATTAACAGACATAATTCCTTTAATAGTACTTATGCTACGCAGCAGATGTTGCTCGTCATTAGTCATAGTCcagaggtgagaacaaatgatatCCTAAAGCTTTTTTCATTATATGAATTTTCAAAGCATTCCATTATGCAAGACCTAGTATCAAAGAAATCTCTCATGATGACTGTTAAGAGAAGAGTGCAAGAAAATATATCCAGTATGACTCAAGGTGAACTGAAGACCTTTGCTATGATAGTACAAAAATTGCAGTTCCAGAAAATTAAATATTTAATGGATATTGCCACAGATATTTGCCAAGAATGTAAACAAAGAGCACTGAAAGCTGACTTGCAAGAAGCTGTAGAGCTGTTTGATATCCTCTATACAATGTATGGAAATAATATTTACAAAAAGAAAGagtatgatattttcatggcaCTATTTGAGAAACACATAGCATCAGCTCAGCCTCACCATTTGGTACAAATTCTCCATTATTTAGgcattggaaagaaaaaaaagatatcaaaagatTTTGTGGATTCGCTTGTAAGGGAACTAGATATACACTTACAAGATTTATCTTTTGAAGATGCTGGCATAGCAATAGCAggtgtatttaaatcaaatgtgAAATTAgatgcatcatcatcatttatacaAAAGACAGTACATCATCTTAGATCCAAAGTTGAGAAATGTTTGCCCCTGAATGATTTGGAGTCTTACTGTCTTGTTGCAATGATAAAGATTATTCGTGCAGCAAGGGTCACAGATCAGAGACTTTTGTCTTCTATGAATGCATTTATAATGAAGACTGATACAGATGCTCTTTCTCCTCAGTTTATTGCACACACACTGGCTCTTTACGCTAACAGTTGCATTTATCATCCTGATATTTTCAGCAAGTTTGAGAATGGCATGATTCAACATTTAAAAGCTCCATTACAGACTGTACGTATCAGAGATCTTGCTAGAGTTCTGTGGTGTTTCAGTCATGTCAGCCATAATTGTAGCTCGGATTTCTTCAAGATAGTTGATGAATCATTAATGGAGTTTGTTCATTGTGGAGAGACAAATGTGTATCCACATTTCTTGTCAGATAGCCTTTTCTCCATGGCTATCCTTGAACATTATCCCCAAGAACTTCTCAAGGAAGCTTTTAAACCCAATGGATTTCAACAGTTACAAG GTTATCAAAAAAGTAAGCAGATGTCACGACTTCTTATGTTGAATGAGTGTCTCAAAGTGGAAGTCCCTGAATTAACTGTAGAAGTCCCAAATATATCTCGGAGGAATGTACCAACAAGGACTCTCACAGATGAAATACATCATCGTCCAGCTCTTGCAACATTGATGGAAGGTGCCATGTATATTAATCAAGAAGTTCATTTACCAGTTTTAAAGCTTAAGTTTATTATACCATATATAAACTATGCAAGTTTAGTATTTGATAGCAGTGAATTAAGTGGTCATGACTGCATCAAACAATCTGATTCAATGTGCAAGCAAAACTATATATTACGTCAGCTTCAAGCTCTGAAGGAAAAATTTAATGGACAACTTGTTGCTCTTGAGCTCATGGATTCTCATTCCACATTGTCTGGGACTTCACAGCCTATtggaataatgaaaatgaaaatgcgaTTAATGAATAAGTGTGACTGGGACATCAGAAGAATTCATGTGAAAGACCTAGAAAGCTGTCACAATGATATACAGGGAGTCGCAGCTCTAATTTTAGAAAAGTTAACGAAGGTCTCATCATAA
- the LOC139766259 gene encoding uncharacterized protein: MSLNNKSGKSTPNGSRVRQAFKSPFRVAGSPDVHSIQVRDNVNNTTLQGSPASRCIKRDSSDITEGYREEETETKTKTQTPLKAQSKGAVASCSTPQRIETGNSPHLLNSSRRKVMPRNFSAPFRSPTTNYLTQGYVSIEEKLAQFYEQEAELDKEITSLKNSGYKTEELQSHIEALHRYNETKDAAQIVMGRLAELEGVTIKEIHEKYGVPITD; encoded by the coding sequence ATGTCTCTTAATAACAAAAGTGGTAAAAGTACACCCAATGGATCACGAGTCAGACAGGCTTTTAAGAGTCCTTTCAGAGTTGCTGGGTCGCCTGATGTCCATTCCATCCAAGTTAGagataatgtaaataatactACTCTGCAAGGATCTCCTGCATCCAGATGCATAAAAAGAGATTCAAGTGATATCACTGAAGGATAcagagaagaagaaacagaaactaaaacaaaaacacaaaccccACTTAAGGCACAATCTAAGGGAGCAGTTGCAAGTTGCTCAACTCCTCAGAGAATTGAAACAGGCAACTCCCCTCACCTGTTAAATTCCAGTCGCAGAAAAGTAATGCCACGGAATTTCAGTGCTCCGTTTCGAAGCCCGACTACAAACTATCTTACACAAGGGTATGTTTCCATAGAAGAAAAACTAGCTCAGTTTTATGAGCAAGAAGCTGAACTGGATAAGGAAATAACATCTCTCAAGAATAGTGGTTACAAAACTGAAGAACTTCAGAGTCACATTGAAGCCCTTCATCGATACAATGAGACAAAAGATGCAGCACAGATTGTAATGGGCAGATTAGCTGAACTGGAAGGAGTAACTATTAaagaaatacatgagaagtatgGAGTCCCAATCACTGATTAG